Proteins encoded by one window of Polaribacter haliotis:
- a CDS encoding T9SS type A sorting domain-containing protein, with amino-acid sequence MKKILLIVLFISYNTFAQCVDPTLTDFECSGPSHGAYPTTLTKVANPSATGINTSANVGRYVDNGTEGFDALVFDYGTAIDLSTNNFLKIKLHTPKSIQILAKLEGGTSAREVWSPFSIDEGPLNSWIEFTFDFSGFSDNSTGGDANTKLVLFINAGKSDGTTSDIYFLDDIQWTSSATAGINDIALEKEIVAFPTITKDLVNIKTTGNNIQNVNVYNISGQKVIQNKNINKQEYLLDVSKLSKGIYFVKVKSNNNVKDIKIIKQ; translated from the coding sequence ATGAAAAAAATTTTACTTATAGTTCTATTCATTTCTTATAATACTTTTGCACAATGTGTAGACCCTACTCTTACAGATTTTGAATGTTCTGGCCCATCTCATGGAGCCTACCCAACAACTTTAACCAAGGTAGCAAACCCATCTGCAACAGGAATTAATACTAGTGCAAATGTTGGTAGATATGTAGATAATGGAACAGAAGGTTTTGACGCTTTAGTTTTCGATTATGGAACTGCTATAGATTTATCTACAAATAACTTTTTAAAAATAAAACTTCATACTCCTAAATCTATTCAAATTTTGGCAAAATTAGAAGGTGGCACATCTGCAAGAGAAGTTTGGTCTCCATTTAGTATAGATGAAGGTCCATTAAATTCTTGGATAGAATTTACTTTCGATTTTAGTGGTTTTTCAGATAATTCTACTGGAGGAGATGCTAACACAAAATTAGTATTATTTATAAATGCTGGAAAATCTGACGGAACAACTTCAGATATTTATTTTTTAGATGATATACAATGGACTTCATCTGCAACAGCTGGCATTAACGATATTGCTTTAGAAAAAGAAATAGTAGCATTTCCAACAATTACAAAAGATCTAGTGAACATTAAAACAACTGGTAATAACATTCAAAATGTTAATGTATATAATATCAGTGGTCAAAAAGTAATTCAAAATAAAAACATTAACAAACAAGAATATTTATTAGATGTTTCTAAATTAAGTAAAGGTATCTACTTTGTTAAAGTAAAATCTAATAACAATGTTAAAGACATTAAAATAATTAAACAATAA
- a CDS encoding discoidin domain-containing protein, with amino-acid sequence MSSTKTNFYFRLLLLLCIIWGCKTKENPPQKDQWTVTASSSQEERFKPSNAIDEDKSSRWGSNWSDEQWLEINTHENFIFTGLQIIWESAYAKSFEILTSVDGDKWEKGYATEQGEGGIQDIFTTPRKAKYIKINLHTRATGWGFSILDISLKGTSEVPIIIENDVVVKDAINLLDGNSNTEWSSSSENESELVLNFLKPIEIGGIRLDWAANYAQDLDYFTSLDGKDWAKTSEIKEGLGSFEILKHQKKKLQYVKLVLKNPITKNIGFTIKDITLYGPNKQLSNLVKYEILAQKMPLGLYPTQLKNRQVYWTLLGVPNDTEESLFDEYGNIEPYAGAPTLMPVLKINGKLLTALDAIKIENDLAEGYLPLPSVKWIFKDFDVSINGLSYGKTQKSVSEVSYSLENKTSKKLDATLFFVIHPVQINPKWQHGGLSLIHKLKIDNTHQPKIYVNDKALYILNKKGVKVGATTLNEGTIIQQLYKNRFPSNSSSESEDGLASGAIEYQLSVAPNKNQEIRVGVPLHENITDVNFNKSFKELKDEQIQLWKNKIDKVGFSLGNVEVENTVKSQIGYILLNQDGIVIQPGSRNYNRTWIRDGAMTCSALMRMGLLSEAKDYMEWYAERVRENGQVPPILSNKGENFTGYGADIEYDAQGEFIYGMMEYYRFTKDKKFLKKHFKTIKKAMDYMITLRNVTLEDGYMSKENNSERFRGIIPASISHEGYDIPRHSYWDDFWALRGWLDGEYASNELHEVDIANWANENHKIFASSLKKSIELTVDHFKIDYLPSSADLGDPDPTSIAIALFPCESTSILPEKLLKNTFTSYITSVKDRVSNGKTYSYTPYENRNILALAKLGMRKEAQELHEMMFNDKRPLKWNHWGEVVHSRPRLGSYIGDMPHTWVGSGYVNSVRGLIILENDAEKRIELLNGAPLDWLKNGGISLTDFPTHFGDATIKMKYQDKKLSVLINGKFEDLKEIKLFWPTDSMPKNVLIDGVKVEKYTNDSILLKANTKKIVAFW; translated from the coding sequence ATGTCATCAACAAAAACCAATTTCTACTTTAGACTATTATTGTTACTATGTATTATTTGGGGTTGTAAAACAAAAGAAAATCCACCTCAAAAAGATCAATGGACTGTTACAGCGTCTTCTTCACAAGAAGAAAGGTTTAAGCCATCTAATGCAATCGATGAAGACAAATCTTCACGCTGGGGATCTAATTGGAGTGATGAACAATGGTTAGAAATAAATACACACGAGAATTTTATTTTTACAGGATTACAAATTATTTGGGAATCTGCGTATGCAAAATCTTTTGAAATTTTAACCTCTGTTGATGGAGATAAATGGGAAAAAGGATATGCTACAGAACAAGGTGAAGGTGGCATACAAGATATTTTTACAACTCCCAGAAAAGCAAAGTATATTAAAATAAATCTGCATACAAGAGCAACTGGTTGGGGTTTTTCTATTCTTGATATCAGTTTGAAAGGAACATCAGAAGTACCTATAATAATAGAAAATGATGTAGTTGTTAAGGACGCTATTAATTTGTTAGATGGCAATAGTAATACTGAATGGAGTTCGAGTTCTGAAAATGAATCTGAATTAGTTTTAAACTTTTTAAAACCAATAGAAATTGGTGGAATTCGTTTAGATTGGGCTGCTAATTATGCTCAAGATTTAGACTATTTTACTTCTTTAGATGGTAAAGATTGGGCAAAAACATCAGAAATAAAAGAAGGATTAGGAAGTTTTGAGATATTAAAACATCAAAAAAAGAAATTACAATACGTAAAATTAGTTTTAAAGAATCCTATCACAAAAAACATAGGTTTTACTATTAAAGATATTACACTTTACGGACCTAATAAGCAACTTTCTAATTTAGTAAAGTATGAAATTTTAGCTCAAAAAATGCCTTTGGGTTTATACCCAACTCAACTTAAAAACAGGCAAGTTTACTGGACGCTTTTAGGTGTACCTAATGACACAGAAGAATCTCTTTTTGATGAATATGGAAATATAGAACCTTATGCTGGAGCTCCAACATTAATGCCTGTTTTAAAAATAAATGGCAAATTGTTAACAGCTTTAGATGCTATAAAAATAGAAAACGATTTGGCTGAAGGTTATCTGCCTTTACCTTCTGTAAAATGGATTTTTAAAGATTTTGATGTATCGATAAACGGTTTGTCTTATGGAAAAACTCAAAAATCGGTAAGCGAAGTTTCTTACAGTTTAGAAAATAAAACTTCAAAAAAATTAGATGCTACATTATTTTTTGTGATACATCCTGTTCAAATTAATCCGAAATGGCAACATGGTGGTTTGTCTCTAATTCATAAATTAAAAATAGACAATACTCATCAACCTAAAATATATGTAAATGATAAAGCTTTGTATATTCTTAATAAAAAGGGAGTAAAAGTAGGAGCTACAACATTAAATGAAGGTACAATTATTCAACAATTATATAAAAATAGATTTCCTTCTAATTCTTCTTCTGAAAGTGAAGATGGTCTTGCTTCTGGAGCTATTGAATATCAACTTTCTGTTGCCCCAAATAAAAATCAAGAAATTAGAGTTGGTGTGCCTTTACACGAAAATATCACGGATGTAAACTTCAATAAAAGTTTTAAAGAATTAAAGGATGAACAAATTCAATTATGGAAAAACAAAATTGATAAAGTTGGATTTTCACTTGGAAATGTTGAAGTAGAAAACACCGTAAAATCTCAAATTGGTTATATTTTATTGAATCAAGATGGAATTGTAATTCAACCTGGTTCAAGAAACTACAATAGAACTTGGATTAGAGATGGCGCTATGACGTGTTCTGCTTTAATGAGAATGGGCTTGTTAAGTGAAGCTAAAGATTATATGGAATGGTATGCAGAAAGAGTAAGAGAAAATGGACAAGTACCACCAATTTTATCTAACAAAGGAGAAAATTTTACAGGTTATGGAGCTGATATAGAATATGATGCGCAAGGTGAGTTTATCTATGGAATGATGGAGTATTATCGATTTACAAAAGACAAAAAATTTCTTAAAAAGCATTTTAAAACCATCAAAAAAGCGATGGATTATATGATAACATTAAGAAATGTTACTTTAGAAGATGGTTATATGAGTAAAGAAAATAACAGCGAGCGTTTTCGCGGAATAATTCCAGCATCTATTAGCCATGAAGGTTATGATATTCCAAGACATTCTTATTGGGATGATTTTTGGGCATTAAGAGGCTGGTTAGATGGCGAATATGCTTCTAATGAACTTCATGAAGTTGATATTGCAAATTGGGCAAATGAAAATCATAAAATATTTGCTTCGAGTTTAAAAAAATCGATAGAATTAACTGTTGACCATTTTAAGATAGACTATTTACCTTCTTCTGCAGATTTAGGAGACCCAGACCCAACATCAATTGCTATTGCTTTATTTCCTTGTGAATCTACTTCTATACTTCCAGAAAAATTATTAAAAAACACATTTACATCTTATATAACATCTGTAAAAGACAGAGTTTCTAACGGAAAAACCTATAGTTACACTCCTTATGAAAATAGAAATATTTTGGCATTGGCTAAATTAGGAATGAGAAAAGAAGCACAAGAATTACACGAAATGATGTTTAATGATAAAAGACCTTTAAAATGGAATCATTGGGGAGAAGTAGTACACAGTAGACCTCGTTTAGGCAGTTATATTGGCGATATGCCACATACTTGGGTTGGTTCTGGTTATGTAAATTCAGTTAGAGGTTTAATAATTTTAGAAAACGATGCCGAGAAAAGAATAGAATTATTGAATGGAGCACCTTTAGATTGGTTAAAAAATGGTGGTATTTCTTTAACAGATTTTCCTACACATTTTGGGGATGCAACTATTAAGATGAAGTATCAAGATAAAAAATTATCAGTATTAATTAATGGAAAATTTGAAGATCTAAAAGAAATAAAATTGTTTTGGCCAACTGACAGTATGCCTAAAAACGTACTTATAGATGGTGTTAAAGTTGAAAAATACACTAATGACAGTATTCTATTAAAAGCCAATACTAAAAAAATTGTAGCTTTTTGGTAG
- a CDS encoding MFS transporter produces MSSSPQNHQPVKKDSKIPFLQLAAYGFGGIIPIALFNIAGQLMGLIGNISMGLSALWLGVILIIPRLWDAISDPIVGHFSDNIRTRWGRRRPFLLVGGIAVAISFVLMWWIPDGELVHEWFPTDESFKWFQLGYILFWLLIFFTACTIFEIPHGALGMEMSNDYHERTRLFSAKSFLGNLFAMSTPWLFALANMEYFKGADGNEADGMKYVSMLVAVILIPLSFWWFFTVKEPGFKKVEKQKKTPFWGDIKHTFKNKTFIRLVAIVFTLAMGFNFVNLLGYYIPIYYIFDGNKEVAATLLGINGTVWAITGLLAVFPLNWLSPKVGKRKTLLIAIGLMFLAQLSKIVCYNHEFPYLIVIPTILLSIGMLFFFTLGSSMVGDICDEDYLKTNRKSEGSYYSIFWWFIKMGTALASFVAGLLIVFTQFDETQVIKVDDFKGSINKIEKNIAFVKESQDLTFLEYQKNLNTLYNENLTDVDDYLITLNNLENKIAENPEASKSEKNFKKDLYVNASKDIVKIKTTLENQHSILDYKEVNSEFKRVANQNISSFSKIELTKAKLNGALLLDHLEKEATTNKNSTEHYKNLVTNLSEINHQLKNLQTTNLDEFYAAIKDIKLQVMPLNQQSPYTLLMMRAVEIGLPLILCIISFLFTLKYPLTEEKSFEIKAAIEKRELEQE; encoded by the coding sequence ATGAGTAGTTCTCCACAAAATCATCAACCTGTAAAAAAAGATAGCAAAATTCCTTTTTTACAATTAGCAGCTTATGGTTTTGGCGGAATTATACCCATAGCATTATTTAACATTGCAGGGCAGTTAATGGGGCTTATTGGAAACATTAGCATGGGTTTAAGTGCTCTTTGGCTTGGAGTTATTCTAATTATACCTCGTTTATGGGATGCTATTTCAGACCCAATTGTTGGGCATTTTTCAGATAATATTAGAACACGCTGGGGAAGAAGAAGACCTTTTTTATTAGTCGGTGGAATTGCAGTTGCCATTAGTTTTGTATTAATGTGGTGGATTCCTGATGGTGAATTGGTTCATGAATGGTTTCCTACAGATGAGAGTTTTAAATGGTTTCAATTAGGTTATATCCTTTTTTGGCTTTTAATATTTTTTACAGCTTGTACAATTTTTGAAATTCCTCATGGTGCTTTAGGTATGGAAATGTCTAATGATTACCATGAAAGAACACGGTTATTTAGCGCAAAAAGTTTTTTAGGAAACCTTTTTGCAATGAGTACTCCTTGGCTTTTTGCATTAGCAAATATGGAGTATTTTAAAGGTGCTGATGGAAATGAAGCAGATGGAATGAAATATGTTTCTATGTTAGTAGCTGTTATCTTAATTCCGCTTTCTTTTTGGTGGTTTTTTACTGTAAAAGAACCTGGATTTAAAAAAGTTGAAAAACAAAAAAAGACGCCATTTTGGGGAGATATTAAGCATACCTTTAAAAATAAAACATTTATTAGATTAGTAGCTATTGTTTTTACCTTGGCAATGGGTTTTAATTTTGTGAATTTACTCGGCTATTATATTCCTATTTATTACATTTTTGATGGAAACAAAGAAGTAGCTGCTACCCTATTAGGAATCAATGGAACTGTATGGGCAATTACAGGTTTACTTGCAGTTTTTCCTTTAAATTGGTTAAGTCCTAAAGTAGGTAAAAGAAAAACATTACTGATTGCAATTGGTTTAATGTTTTTGGCTCAATTGTCTAAAATTGTGTGCTACAACCACGAATTTCCTTATTTAATAGTAATTCCAACCATTTTATTATCTATTGGAATGTTGTTCTTTTTTACTTTAGGTTCTTCTATGGTAGGTGATATTTGTGACGAAGATTATTTGAAAACAAATAGAAAATCTGAAGGTAGTTATTATTCCATTTTTTGGTGGTTTATAAAAATGGGAACTGCATTAGCAAGTTTTGTGGCAGGTTTATTAATTGTTTTTACTCAATTTGATGAAACACAAGTGATAAAAGTAGATGATTTTAAAGGTTCCATTAATAAGATTGAAAAAAATATCGCATTCGTTAAAGAATCTCAAGATTTAACTTTTTTAGAATATCAGAAAAACTTAAATACACTTTACAATGAAAATTTAACTGATGTTGATGATTATCTAATAACTCTAAATAATTTAGAAAATAAAATAGCAGAAAATCCAGAAGCAAGTAAAAGCGAAAAGAACTTCAAAAAAGACCTTTATGTAAATGCTTCAAAAGATATAGTAAAAATAAAAACTACTTTAGAAAACCAGCATTCTATTTTAGATTATAAAGAAGTAAATTCAGAATTTAAAAGGGTTGCTAATCAAAATATTTCATCTTTTTCAAAAATTGAGCTTACCAAAGCCAAATTAAATGGTGCATTATTATTAGACCATTTAGAGAAAGAAGCTACAACAAATAAAAATAGTACAGAACACTATAAAAATCTGGTTACTAATTTATCAGAAATTAATCATCAACTTAAAAATTTACAAACAACCAATTTAGATGAGTTTTACGCAGCAATTAAAGATATAAAACTGCAAGTAATGCCTCTAAACCAACAATCTCCTTACACACTTTTAATGATGAGAGCTGTAGAAATTGGGTTGCCTTTAATTCTTTGTATTATTTCATTCTTATTCACTTTAAAGTACCCATTAACAGAAGAAAAGTCTTTTGAAATTAAAGCTGCAATAGAGAAAAGAGAGCTCGAACAAGAATAA
- a CDS encoding GH36-type glycosyl hydrolase domain-containing protein produces the protein MALNNYLNIENSKGLSFQFLENGLVKSVKAAPIRISLKETSLFSKAGANLYLRKKTNGYSYKAILGPESNSTFTINENTFIAEGTWDTISYKCTLQLSSKSLSWQWSLETKNTSNTVLELDVIYIQDVGLKEVSDALVNEYYVSQYLERRILEDTNYGTVVCCRQNFKASTETPWLLLTCKNTAESASTDGIQFYGKSYRETGIPESLLKEKLDGECSGELAIVALQEKPFLLKKDETHHSVFVGKYVSNHPESTTEKDLDLLSDVINEFEENTIHQEKEGSFKPSKNIFNAATFLPVHNLDLEELDHYFSKEKRHLEYKGDQLLSFFYEENNHVVLKEKEILVDRPHGHIMQAKAGYTPDESIVSTTSYACGVFNSHITQGNTNFNRFLSLSSSQFNLEVETGQRIFIEIEDKKYLLGIPSAFEMGLNYCRWIYKFKEHCFQIRTWTSKDAPQVNMDFKVLNGSKVNILVTNNLDEAIDWKIQELNPQEFVAKPNKESQIANKFPSSQFRIRLQSNEVNYKITGNETLYDDGKKHGGSFFNISVKETSNFCISFLGEVVKGSNFVAIKNTDIQFALDCKNAKEDWNHLSSNLSLKGNDKDISVLQEILPWYGVNALTHLLTPHGLEQFDGAAWGTRDTTQGPFELLLCTEKYDEAKEILKIIFSNQNTDGGWPQWWMFDSFSEIRAGSSHGDIHHWCIIALGNYIKATGDAEILSEILPYYNEKGTETVEKTSLLEHIERLIDMLVDSFIPNTSFVPFGGGDWNDSMQPASKDLAEKLISSWTVELNYQAFSNFTEVYQLIGDHKKETRLKNICANIKADFNKYLIKDNIVAGHGLIEDDNSISLLLHPSDTKTNIQYRLLPMIRGIISGIFTKEQAQFHLNLIEKHLKGPDGARLMNRPPKYNGGIQTIFQRAESSSFFGREIGIMYMHAHLRYAETQARVGNATAFVKALRQANPIAYNEIVTCGDFRQSNCYYSSSDVTFKNRYEADERYEELKEGKITLKGGWRIYSSGPGIYMGLLVWHLLGLRTEYGKTIIDPVIPKNFDGLSASIQYKGYPLTIHFSVKEEEYHPKKITVNGKNIDIIYQENQYRKGGVLINTSKFIELLKQDKNDINIQL, from the coding sequence ATGGCTTTAAATAATTATTTAAATATAGAAAACTCAAAAGGTCTTTCTTTTCAGTTTTTAGAGAACGGTTTAGTTAAAAGTGTAAAAGCGGCTCCCATAAGAATTAGCTTGAAAGAAACATCATTATTTTCTAAAGCTGGCGCAAATTTATATTTAAGAAAAAAAACAAACGGTTATTCATATAAAGCAATTTTAGGACCAGAAAGCAATAGTACTTTTACCATAAATGAGAACACTTTTATTGCGGAAGGTACTTGGGATACTATTTCTTATAAATGTACTTTACAATTATCTTCTAAAAGCTTAAGCTGGCAGTGGTCTTTAGAAACTAAAAACACTTCTAACACAGTTTTAGAATTAGATGTAATTTACATTCAAGATGTGGGTTTAAAAGAAGTATCTGATGCTTTGGTAAACGAATATTATGTTAGTCAATATTTAGAAAGACGTATTTTAGAAGACACTAATTATGGCACTGTTGTTTGTTGTCGACAAAACTTTAAAGCAAGCACAGAAACGCCTTGGTTACTCTTAACCTGTAAAAATACTGCAGAATCTGCAAGTACAGATGGTATTCAGTTTTACGGAAAAAGCTACAGAGAAACTGGTATTCCTGAAAGTTTATTGAAAGAAAAATTAGACGGAGAATGTTCTGGAGAATTAGCTATTGTTGCTTTACAAGAAAAACCATTTCTGTTAAAAAAGGATGAAACTCACCATAGTGTTTTTGTTGGTAAATATGTTTCAAATCACCCAGAATCTACAACCGAAAAAGATTTAGATCTTTTATCTGATGTTATAAATGAGTTTGAAGAGAATACCATTCATCAAGAAAAAGAGGGTTCTTTTAAACCCAGCAAAAATATTTTTAATGCGGCTACTTTTTTACCTGTTCATAATTTAGATTTAGAGGAATTAGACCACTATTTTAGTAAAGAAAAACGTCATTTAGAATATAAAGGTGATCAATTGCTGTCTTTTTTCTATGAAGAAAATAATCATGTTGTATTAAAAGAAAAAGAAATTTTAGTAGATCGACCTCATGGACATATAATGCAAGCAAAAGCTGGTTATACTCCAGATGAAAGTATCGTTTCTACAACTTCTTATGCATGTGGTGTTTTCAACTCTCATATAACGCAAGGAAACACAAATTTTAATCGTTTTTTATCTCTTTCTTCGAGTCAATTTAATTTAGAAGTAGAAACCGGACAAAGGATTTTTATAGAAATTGAAGATAAAAAATATCTTTTAGGCATTCCTTCTGCCTTTGAAATGGGCTTAAATTATTGTAGATGGATTTATAAATTTAAAGAGCATTGTTTTCAAATAAGAACTTGGACGTCTAAAGATGCTCCACAAGTAAATATGGACTTTAAAGTTCTGAATGGTTCAAAAGTAAATATATTAGTTACCAACAATTTAGACGAAGCTATAGATTGGAAAATTCAGGAACTGAATCCACAAGAATTTGTAGCAAAACCAAATAAAGAAAGCCAAATAGCTAATAAATTTCCAAGCTCTCAATTTAGAATTCGCCTACAAAGTAACGAAGTAAATTATAAAATTACTGGTAATGAAACGCTGTATGATGATGGAAAAAAACATGGTGGTTCTTTCTTTAATATTTCAGTAAAAGAAACTTCGAATTTTTGCATTAGTTTTTTAGGTGAAGTTGTTAAAGGTTCTAACTTTGTTGCAATAAAAAACACAGATATACAATTTGCTTTAGATTGTAAAAACGCTAAAGAAGATTGGAATCATTTATCTTCTAACCTTTCTCTAAAAGGAAATGACAAAGATATTTCTGTACTACAAGAAATTTTACCTTGGTATGGAGTTAATGCACTTACACATTTATTAACACCACATGGTTTAGAGCAATTTGACGGTGCTGCTTGGGGAACAAGAGACACAACACAAGGGCCTTTTGAATTGCTTTTATGTACAGAAAAATACGATGAAGCAAAAGAAATATTAAAAATTATATTCTCTAATCAAAATACAGATGGTGGTTGGCCACAATGGTGGATGTTTGATAGTTTTTCTGAAATTAGAGCAGGTTCTTCTCATGGAGATATTCATCATTGGTGTATTATTGCTTTAGGAAACTATATTAAAGCAACAGGAGATGCAGAAATTTTATCAGAAATACTTCCTTATTATAATGAAAAAGGGACAGAAACTGTTGAAAAAACATCACTTTTAGAACATATAGAAAGGCTTATAGATATGCTGGTAGATTCCTTTATTCCTAATACTTCTTTTGTGCCTTTTGGTGGTGGAGATTGGAATGATTCTATGCAACCTGCAAGCAAAGATTTGGCAGAAAAACTAATTTCTAGTTGGACAGTTGAATTGAATTATCAAGCATTTTCAAACTTTACAGAAGTATATCAATTAATTGGAGACCACAAAAAGGAAACACGTTTAAAAAATATTTGCGCTAATATAAAAGCAGATTTTAATAAATACTTAATTAAAGATAATATTGTTGCTGGTCATGGTTTAATAGAAGATGATAATAGCATTAGTTTATTATTACATCCTTCAGACACAAAAACGAATATTCAATATCGTTTGTTACCAATGATTAGAGGAATTATCAGTGGTATTTTTACAAAAGAACAAGCTCAATTTCATTTGAATTTGATTGAAAAACATTTAAAAGGACCAGATGGCGCACGTTTAATGAATCGTCCTCCGAAATACAATGGAGGAATTCAAACCATATTTCAAAGAGCAGAAAGTAGTAGCTTTTTTGGTAGAGAAATAGGTATTATGTACATGCACGCACATTTACGTTATGCAGAAACTCAAGCAAGAGTTGGTAATGCTACAGCATTTGTAAAAGCTTTAAGACAAGCAAACCCAATTGCTTATAATGAAATTGTTACTTGTGGAGATTTTAGACAATCTAATTGTTATTATAGTAGTTCGGATGTTACGTTTAAAAACAGGTATGAAGCTGATGAGCGTTATGAAGAACTAAAAGAAGGTAAAATAACTTTAAAAGGTGGTTGGCGAATTTATTCGAGCGGACCAGGAATTTATATGGGCCTTTTAGTTTGGCATTTATTAGGTCTTCGAACTGAATATGGAAAAACAATTATAGACCCTGTAATTCCTAAAAACTTTGACGGATTATCTGCCTCTATTCAGTACAAAGGATATCCTTTAACTATTCATTTTTCTGTAAAAGAAGAGGAATATCATCCAAAGAAAATAACAGTAAATGGTAAAAATATTGATATTATTTATCAAGAAAATCAATATAGAAAAGGTGGTGTATTAATTAATACTTCTAAATTTATAGAACTACTAAAACAAGATAAAAACGATATAAACATTCAGCTTTAA
- a CDS encoding T9SS type A sorting domain-containing protein — protein sequence MKTSFYSKVLIIVILQFLLSNQNSQSQITTDQLLENTYTLYESMRLSNGMYRDAKIIKTGWSDYHPISAANVGTGLIALCIADKAGYITDAETKVIETLKTILGYTTGFTPDRNNKGYYRHFLDISSGAQAWNSEYSTIDTALLTTGTLFAKKYFSNNTQIAAYADELFLSVDWVSAIDNPTTGSIWLEQNALGNGQGSSAKPFNEYMIVAYLAKKSEGNTPGNGTTAWNVWTQLNNFAYANYWGYQILSDYNSTNSFRSNFVIQFPFYLVPWAHNSTLYKTYMSNTLAADKLYYTNIQSSYPTGHISSYEWGLGAGSSPTTIGNTFYTTIGYHADDINNHPARVVSPHIIAGFLPTDATVKNDLIQMLSGTRGLYNLPTGETLLWRYSLDETTWKPNEIQGVDYSSMLFGLAANKFGSTFFSTYNNYDFPAATNTANKVNVLNTETKIGISNFNLYPNPVSANLTLVLPKNRSNTSVKVYNYLGKLVIEKDLNNSNKIEVKNLPKGVYLLKLKVDDKIYIKKFVKK from the coding sequence ATGAAAACATCATTCTACAGTAAAGTTTTAATTATCGTTATACTACAATTTTTATTATCAAATCAAAATTCACAATCACAAATTACAACTGACCAATTATTAGAAAACACATATACGCTATACGAATCTATGAGGTTATCAAATGGAATGTATAGAGATGCAAAAATCATAAAAACTGGCTGGTCTGATTACCATCCAATTTCTGCTGCAAATGTAGGGACTGGACTTATTGCATTGTGTATTGCAGACAAAGCAGGTTATATTACAGATGCAGAAACAAAAGTTATAGAAACATTAAAAACAATTTTAGGATATACCACAGGTTTTACTCCAGATAGAAACAATAAAGGTTATTATAGGCATTTTTTAGATATAAGTTCAGGTGCACAAGCTTGGAATTCTGAATATAGCACAATTGACACTGCATTATTAACAACAGGTACTTTATTTGCAAAGAAGTATTTTAGTAATAATACACAAATTGCTGCTTATGCTGATGAACTTTTTTTATCTGTAGATTGGGTTTCTGCTATAGACAATCCTACAACTGGTTCTATTTGGTTAGAGCAAAATGCATTAGGAAATGGGCAAGGTTCTTCTGCTAAACCATTTAATGAATATATGATTGTAGCCTATTTAGCAAAAAAATCAGAAGGAAACACTCCAGGAAATGGAACAACTGCTTGGAATGTTTGGACTCAATTAAATAATTTTGCATATGCTAATTATTGGGGATACCAAATATTATCAGATTACAACTCAACAAATAGTTTTCGTTCAAATTTCGTAATTCAGTTTCCTTTTTATTTAGTTCCTTGGGCACATAACAGTACTTTATACAAAACCTACATGTCTAATACTTTGGCAGCAGATAAACTATATTATACAAACATTCAAAGTTCTTACCCTACAGGTCACATTAGCAGTTATGAATGGGGATTAGGCGCTGGAAGTTCTCCTACAACAATTGGTAATACATTTTATACAACTATTGGTTATCATGCAGATGACATAAATAATCACCCAGCAAGAGTAGTTTCTCCTCATATTATTGCAGGCTTTTTACCAACAGATGCAACTGTGAAAAATGATTTAATTCAAATGCTATCTGGCACAAGAGGTTTATACAATTTACCAACAGGTGAAACTCTTTTATGGAGATATAGTTTGGACGAAACAACTTGGAAACCTAACGAAATTCAAGGAGTAGATTATTCATCTATGTTATTTGGTTTGGCTGCCAACAAATTTGGAAGCACATTTTTCTCTACCTATAACAATTATGATTTTCCAGCAGCTACTAATACAGCCAATAAGGTAAATGTTCTAAATACTGAAACTAAAATAGGAATCAGTAATTTTAATTTATATCCTAATCCAGTATCTGCAAACTTAACTTTGGTACTACCTAAAAATAGATCAAACACGTCTGTGAAAGTTTATAATTATTTAGGAAAATTAGTTATTGAAAAAGATTTAAATAACTCTAATAAAATAGAAGTAAAAAACTTACCAAAAGGAGT